The Ascaphus truei isolate aAscTru1 chromosome 18, aAscTru1.hap1, whole genome shotgun sequence genome window below encodes:
- the TLNRD1 gene encoding talin rod domain-containing protein 1 has protein sequence MASGSRRSSLPSGPAPGGSQPRKKLLTICDQCKAKMQLVADLLLLSSEPRPVSPDSAVQLGEAFEKCRDTVIARTKGLSILTHDVQSQLNMGRFAEVGEGLQEMGDLVVSLIELSAHAAYLAAVETPGTQAALPGLVDRYKVTRCRHEVEQSCAMLRTGPLPELTPQLLLEVSQNLSRNLKILTDASVAASERSRDKFAREQFKLGVKCMSTSATALLACVKEVKTSPSELSRNRCALFSGPLVQAVHALVGFATEPQFLGKAAILNPEGKAVQTAILGGAMSVVSACVLLTQCLRDIAQHSDSSSSSKMTDYKDRLRSSACAVSDGCNLLSQALRERSSPRTLPPANSNSVK, from the coding sequence ATGGCTAGCGGCTCCCGCCGGTCCTCCCTGCCCTCCGGACCGGCCCCGGGTGGCTCCCAGCCCCGCAAGAAGCTACTGACCATCTGTGACCAGTGCAAGGCCAAGATGCAGCTGGTGGCTGAcctcctcctgctgtccagcGAGCCCCGGCCCGTGAGCCCGGACAGCGCTGTCCAGCTGGGTGAGGCCTTTGAGAAGTGCAGGGACACGGTCATTGCTCGGACCAAGGGCCTGTCCATCCTCACACATGATGTCCAGAGCCAGCTCAACATGGGCCGCTTTGCCGAAGTGGGTGAGGGCCTCCAGGAGATGGGTGACCTAGTGGTCTCCCTCATCGAGTTGTCTGCCCATGCTGCTTACCTGGCTGCGGTGGAGACCCCCGGGACCCAGGCTGCCCTCCCGGGCTTGGTGGATCGCTACAAGGTGACCCGTTGCCGGCACGAGGTGGAGCAGAGCTGTGCCATGCTCAGGACCGGTCCCCTGCCCGAGCTGACCCCGCAGCTCCTGCTTGAAGTCTCCCAGAACCTGTCCAGGAACCTGAAGATCCTGACGGACGCCAGCGTTGCTGCCAGTGAGCGGTCGCGGGACAAGTTTGCCAGGGAGCAGTTTAAGCTGGGGGTCAAGTGCATGAGCACCAGTGCCACTGCCCTGCTGGCCTGTGTCAAGGAGGTCAAGACCTCCCCTAGCGAGCTGTCCAGGAACAGGTGCGCCCTGTTCAGCGGGCCCCTGGTACAAGCTGTCCATGCCCTGGTGGGGTTTGCCACGGAGCCTCAGTTCTTGGGAAAAGCTGCCATCCTGAACCCAGAGGGCAAGGCGGTGCAGACGGCCATCCTTGGTGGTGCAATGAGTGTGGTGTCCGCCTGCGTTCTCCTGACCCAATGCCTCAGGGATATAGCCCAGCACtctgacagcagcagcagcagcaaaatgACAGACTACAAAGACCGGTTAAGGAGCTCCGCTTGTGCTGTCTCCGATGGCTGCAACTTGCTCTCTCAGGCGCTGAGAGAGAGGTCATCTCCCAGGACTTTACCGCCCGCCAACTCCAATTCTGTGAAATAA